GTGTCTTGTACCAAAATACAGGCCAGCCCGAACGGGCGCGCAGAATGTATCAGGCGATTTTGTCAATTGATCCGCGGCCGGCTGATGAACTGATGGTTTGGGCTGACAAGCGCACGCAGCCGATTGTCGATCTTGCCAATGTTAACATGCACCTGCTGGAAAGCGATCCAAACGCTACGGCTGCGCCCTACGACGGCATGTCCATGCAGCCTCAAACGTATATGCCCCAAGCTCAGGCGCAACCGAAAACGCCGGTGACGACCATGTATGGCGGGGGCACCATGATGCCGTCAAAGCCGACCATGTCTGCGCGCCAATCCAGGCAAGCTATGGCGCCACAGGAAATGTTCAAAGAAGGCGATTTGAATGTTGTCGAGCGCTTTGAAACTCTGCGTGTGCTTTTGGATCAGGGGCTTTTGACCCAAGACGAATTTTTGGTCCGGCGCAAAGTCAATGTCGGTGCCTTGTTGCCGCTCAGCTCTCCAACCCCAGGTGCGGGCTTGGACCGTCCGGTTCCGGGGGCAGGCCAAATCGCCAGCCGATTGCACGCCATTGGACGAGCGTTGGAAATGCGAGCACTTTCCCCGGCGCAGCACACGGCTGAGCGCACCATGATCTTAGATGCTTTGATGCCTGCCAATCCGGTGTCCTTGGCCAGTCCGGCGATCCCGCCCAAAGGTCTGATGGAAGCGGCCGACGCCGTGCGGCGACTGGAGCTTTTGAAAGAAGCGGACCTCATTACGTCCGACGAGTACACCAAGGAACGCACAGCCATCGAAGGCGGCATACAGCCTGCGGGCGCATCCAGTGCTGCGGGGGCTGCGCCAAAAGCCATGACACCCACCTCAGCCGCGCCCAAGGTTAGCGGCTTCCAGCCTGCGGTCCATTTGGCGTCATACCGCCAGCGCAAAGCCGCCGAACGGGGGTGGGCGGAGCTGTCACGCCGCTTCAGCTCGCTCTTGGGCGGCATGCAGCACCGGATTGAACGCGTGGATCTCGGCGGTGGGAAGGGTGTGTTCTATCGCTTGAAAGTCGGCCCCTTGCCCAGCAATGGCGCAGCACAGTCTACCTGTCGCCAGCTCAAGGCCAAGCGTCAGTATTGTGAGCCGACCACCATTAACTTCGGCTGATCTGAATTTTGAAACAAAAAACGGCGCTCAGGATATGAGCGCCGTTTTTACGTTTGCCTGCGGTTTCGGTTAGCTCATTCCCGGGGTTACGCCTGCGCGGGGCGAAACCGTGAGGGTCACCTTAGAGCCGCGCAACTGGCTGCTTTCGATCTGGATGGACAAGACCCGGCCTTTGCGCTCATAGGTCAAAACGCTGACCATGGCGCGCACGGACGTGATTTCCTGCCACGCAAAGCCGCCCAGTTCTTGTTTATAGAAATCAAAAAGCGAATCTGGGGAATGGGAAGAATCCAAGCCCAGCTGCCCGTACCACGTCTCACCGCTGCCAAAGACGAGTGTGCGGGTGTTGTCCATGGCCGTGCCTGTGGGGACAGGAATGTCGGGGAATCTGTTGAAGGATTGCTCCGGTGTGGCAACTTGGGTGCCATCCGCTGTTGTTTGCATCGGTGTTGGAGCCGCATTCGGGCTCAGCCCGGTGGTGTTGGTGCAGGCCGTGATTCCCAAAGCAAGAATCAAGGTGGAGGACAAAACGAACG
This sequence is a window from Magnetovibrio sp. PR-2. Protein-coding genes within it:
- a CDS encoding tetratricopeptide repeat protein, giving the protein MNRKILRIVAVTISMSTLSGCAFLTQLDLFDPKYWSLPRNSSNTYAEIGLAELAKGNNVEAMGYFERALKSNEFDVHALYGLGVLYQNTGQPERARRMYQAILSIDPRPADELMVWADKRTQPIVDLANVNMHLLESDPNATAAPYDGMSMQPQTYMPQAQAQPKTPVTTMYGGGTMMPSKPTMSARQSRQAMAPQEMFKEGDLNVVERFETLRVLLDQGLLTQDEFLVRRKVNVGALLPLSSPTPGAGLDRPVPGAGQIASRLHAIGRALEMRALSPAQHTAERTMILDALMPANPVSLASPAIPPKGLMEAADAVRRLELLKEADLITSDEYTKERTAIEGGIQPAGASSAAGAAPKAMTPTSAAPKVSGFQPAVHLASYRQRKAAERGWAELSRRFSSLLGGMQHRIERVDLGGGKGVFYRLKVGPLPSNGAAQSTCRQLKAKRQYCEPTTINFG